AAGGATCAACTTCATGAGCCTCCAGAAAAAAAGGTTCCGTTACTTCTGGGAATCCGTGATAGAGGGCAACATCAAGATCACCGCCACCCTGGCCATCATCGCGATATTCCTGATTTTTCTGTTCATACTGCGGGAGACATTGCCGATCTTCTTCAGCCGGGAAGTGATGCAGGAGATAACCTTCGGGCAATTCTTCAAGGGGATCGACTGGCAGCCGGTGTCGGATAATCCCCGGTTCTCGCTGTGGCCGATAATCCTTGGCAGTTTAAAAGTGACCCTGATATCCCTGGTTTTTGCGGTACCAACGGCCGTCGGAGCGGCCCTCTACAGCTCGGAGTTCGCCGGGCGCCGGCTCAAGGAGTTCATCAAGCCGGTGGTGGAATTGCTGGCCGGGATACCCTCGGTGGTGCTGGGGTTCTTTGCCCTGATAATAATGGCCTCTTTCCTGAAAAGCGTCTTCGGCTGGACCTACCGCCTTAATGCCGTCAATGCCGGCATAGCCCTGGGGTTTGCCATAATACCGGCCATTTACTCCCTGGCCGAGGACGCCCTGAATGCCGTGCCCAGATCTTACCGGGAGGCGGCTCTGGGGCTGGGCGCCACCCCCTGGCAGACCGCGGTCAAAGTGGTGCTGCCGGCGGCCCTGCCCGGGGTATCGGCGGCGGTGCTGTTCGGCATGGGCCGGGCGGTGGGCGAGACCATGGTGGTGCTGATGGCCGCCGGCAACGCCCCGCTTTTGTCGTTCAATCCGCTGGAATCCACCCGGACCATGACCGCCACCATTGCGGCCGAGCTGGGGGAGGTGGTCTTCGGCGGCGGGCACTATCACGCCTTATTCTTCATAGGACTGGTGCTGTTCCTG
This genomic stretch from bacterium harbors:
- the pstC gene encoding phosphate ABC transporter permease subunit PstC — its product is MSLQKKRFRYFWESVIEGNIKITATLAIIAIFLIFLFILRETLPIFFSREVMQEITFGQFFKGIDWQPVSDNPRFSLWPIILGSLKVTLISLVFAVPTAVGAALYSSEFAGRRLKEFIKPVVELLAGIPSVVLGFFALIIMASFLKSVFGWTYRLNAVNAGIALGFAIIPAIYSLAEDALNAVPRSYREAALGLGATPWQTAVKVVLPAALPGVSAAVLFGMGRAVGETMVVLMAAGNAPLLSFNPLESTRTMTATIAAELGEVVFGGGHYHALFFIGLVLFLATFVINLVSWALFDGLMIKLYGARK